A single genomic interval of Microbacterium hydrocarbonoxydans harbors:
- the ftsH gene encoding ATP-dependent zinc metalloprotease FtsH, whose protein sequence is MDVKKLTRNPLIYVALIGLLLFGGFLLISNLGAPKQITTQEGLKLLAGESVTEVVTTDGDQRVDMTLSKAFEGSENVQFYYVEARADEVVKAINDADPKDGFNDAVPRATWFDGILSLLLPLVLLGLLFWWLLSSMQGGGGKVMQFGKSKAKLVNKETPTVTFADVAGADEAIEELHEIKEFLQDPGKFQAIGARIPKGVLLYGPPGTGKTLLARAVAGEAGAPFYSISGSDFVEMFVGVGASRVRDLFNVAKENSPAIIFIDEIDAVGRHRGAGMGGGNDEREQTLNQMLVEMDGFDPNANVIVIAATNRPDILDPALLRPGRFDRQIGVDAPDLRGRQKILEVHSKGKPLAKSVDLEVVARKTPGFTGADLANVLNEAALLTARSNAQLVDNRALDEAIDRVIAGPQRRTRVMKDKEKLITAYHEGGHALAAAAMNYTDPVTKITILPRGKALGYTMVLPLDDKYSVTRNELQDQLTYAMGGRVAEEIVFHDPTTGASNDIEKATSIARKMVIEYGMTTQVGPVKLGSEGGDMFVARDMGRGREYSEKVAERVDAEVRALIEQAHNEAYEVISANREILDRLALALLEEETLDHNQIAEIFTEIKKLPERPLWLSSEARPVSERPPIEVPKKDVSLAATVEAPAAAPRTQSGSAGAGQARPATA, encoded by the coding sequence ATGGATGTCAAGAAGCTCACTCGGAATCCGCTGATCTACGTCGCTCTGATCGGTCTGCTGCTCTTCGGCGGCTTCCTGCTGATCTCGAACCTCGGCGCGCCGAAGCAGATCACGACCCAGGAGGGTCTGAAGCTCCTCGCCGGCGAGTCCGTCACCGAGGTCGTCACCACCGACGGCGACCAGCGGGTGGACATGACGCTGTCGAAGGCGTTCGAGGGCTCGGAGAACGTGCAGTTCTACTACGTCGAGGCTCGCGCCGACGAGGTCGTGAAGGCGATCAATGACGCCGACCCGAAGGACGGCTTCAACGATGCCGTGCCGCGTGCGACCTGGTTCGACGGCATCCTCTCGCTCCTGCTCCCGCTGGTGCTGCTCGGCCTGCTGTTCTGGTGGCTGCTGTCCTCGATGCAGGGCGGCGGCGGCAAGGTCATGCAGTTCGGCAAGTCCAAGGCCAAGCTCGTGAACAAGGAGACGCCGACGGTCACCTTCGCCGACGTCGCCGGTGCGGACGAGGCCATCGAGGAGCTCCACGAGATCAAGGAGTTCCTGCAGGACCCGGGCAAGTTCCAGGCCATCGGCGCTCGCATCCCGAAGGGCGTGCTCCTGTACGGCCCTCCAGGAACCGGCAAGACGCTGCTCGCCCGCGCGGTCGCCGGCGAGGCGGGAGCCCCGTTCTACTCGATCTCGGGTTCGGACTTCGTCGAGATGTTCGTCGGTGTCGGCGCATCGCGAGTCCGCGACCTGTTCAATGTGGCCAAGGAGAACTCTCCCGCCATCATCTTCATCGACGAGATCGACGCGGTCGGCCGTCACCGAGGCGCCGGCATGGGCGGCGGAAACGACGAGCGGGAGCAGACGCTCAACCAGATGCTCGTCGAGATGGACGGCTTCGACCCGAACGCGAACGTCATCGTGATCGCCGCGACGAACCGTCCCGACATCCTCGACCCCGCACTGCTGCGCCCCGGCCGCTTCGACCGTCAGATCGGCGTCGACGCGCCCGACCTCCGCGGTCGTCAGAAGATCCTCGAGGTGCACAGCAAGGGAAAGCCGCTGGCCAAGAGCGTCGACCTCGAGGTCGTCGCCCGCAAGACTCCCGGCTTCACGGGTGCAGACCTCGCCAACGTCCTGAACGAGGCCGCGCTGCTGACCGCCCGCTCCAACGCGCAGCTGGTCGACAACCGCGCCCTCGATGAGGCCATCGACCGTGTGATCGCCGGCCCCCAGCGTCGCACGCGTGTGATGAAGGACAAGGAGAAGCTGATCACCGCCTACCACGAGGGTGGTCATGCGCTCGCGGCGGCGGCGATGAACTACACCGACCCGGTGACGAAGATCACGATCCTTCCGCGCGGCAAGGCGCTCGGCTACACGATGGTGCTGCCGCTGGATGACAAGTACTCGGTGACGCGCAACGAGCTGCAGGACCAGCTCACCTACGCGATGGGCGGCCGAGTCGCGGAGGAGATCGTCTTCCACGACCCGACGACCGGCGCGTCCAACGACATCGAGAAGGCGACCTCGATCGCCCGCAAGATGGTGATCGAATACGGGATGACGACGCAGGTCGGTCCGGTCAAGCTCGGCTCCGAGGGCGGCGACATGTTCGTCGCGCGCGACATGGGCCGCGGCCGGGAGTACTCCGAGAAGGTCGCCGAGCGGGTGGACGCCGAGGTGCGGGCGCTCATCGAGCAGGCGCACAACGAGGCATACGAGGTGATCAGCGCGAACCGCGAGATCCTCGACCGACTCGCGCTCGCCCTCCTCGAGGAGGAGACGCTGGACCACAACCAGATCGCGGAGATCTTCACCGAGATCAAGAAGCTCCCCGAGCGTCCCCTCTGGCTCTCCAGCGAGGCTCGGCCCGTGTCGGAGCGCCCGCCGATCGAGGTTCCCAAGAAGGACGTCTCGCTGGCGGCGACCGTCGAGGCGCCGGCAGCGGCACCGCGCACGCAGTCCGGCTCGGCGGGCGCCGGGCAGGCTCGACCTGCGACGGCCTGA